AATTTCTCTTCAAAGATAAAATGTTGCCTAAAGCATTGAGAATGTTCCATTAGTGCTTGAATCTGCTTTAAAAAAGTACTATAGTATAAGCATAAAATACAATTGTAATCTTTCATACTGTGAATAGAAAGAAGGCAAGATATGAAATTACAATTTAGAATCCTTATAGGAATTTGCTTCTTGATCGGTGCCTTAGTCTTTACCTTTCAAAAGGAATGGTTATACGCTTTGCTGTTGCTTTTAGTTGGGGCTTCTTACCTTTATAAAGGAGTGCGTCGATGAAGAGTGAGTGTTTAAACATCAAGGGGCTAAACGTTTGGTATAAAAAAGACAAGCCCGTTATAAAAGACACGAATCTGCTTGTACCCAATCATTCTGTAGTAGGGTTGATTGGTCGAAATGGAGCTGGGAAGACAACCTTGCTAAAAGCTTTAAGTAGTGTCTTTGATCATCGGCAGTATGCAGTTGAGACTGTTACCATTGAAGACAAGGTGACATCTTTTCATACGAATTTCTATAGGAGCCGTACCTATACAGTTTTTACTGAAAACAATAGTTTTTTAAACTGGGATTTTGTTCATTATTTTAATTTTGTCTGTCGTTTGTATCTTCGAAAGAGAGATGAAAAGGTATTGCAGGACCTGATCTCAGGTTTTCATTTTGAAGAATTTCTCAACACCGATATCGGTAGTTTGTCAACGGGAAATAAGAAGAAAGTCTTCCTGATCACAGCTTTTTATCTCAAACCTTCCCTC
The Streptococcus parasanguinis genome window above contains:
- a CDS encoding ATP-binding cassette domain-containing protein, which translates into the protein MKSECLNIKGLNVWYKKDKPVIKDTNLLVPNHSVVGLIGRNGAGKTTLLKALSSVFDHRQYAVETVTIEDKVTSFHTNFYRSRTYTVFTENNSFLNWDFVHYFNFVCRLYLRKRDEKVLQDLISGFHFEEFLNTDIGSLSTGNKKKVFLITAFYLKPSLLILDEPFDGLDFDATEFLYGLLLQYKEEGSILMSSHIAESIVRVCDTAYYIEDGHLDAIESNLEDWFHDVNRQRR